From the Gordonia bronchialis DSM 43247 genome, one window contains:
- a CDS encoding TetR/AcrR family transcriptional regulator, with protein sequence MGSVARPKVHTDDLRDRLLDEAIAIVAERGIGALSVRDVAHAAGTSTTAVYSLFGNKEGLSRAVQVRAFESFTEVETAISTSPDAAADLGSLGTAYIGWALANPRLYELMFGDALTGIEPTPESLDAAARAIAPLRDGVARAIETGAFRQADVGTVAASLWAQVHGMAQLLLSGHYPADADPIAAGEAIIEGWRRGILPPDVEPLG encoded by the coding sequence ATGGGCAGTGTGGCAAGACCCAAGGTGCACACCGACGATCTGCGCGACCGGCTGCTCGACGAGGCCATCGCGATCGTCGCCGAGCGTGGGATCGGAGCGCTGTCGGTACGCGACGTCGCCCATGCCGCCGGCACGTCGACCACCGCGGTGTACTCGTTGTTCGGCAACAAGGAGGGCCTGTCCCGCGCGGTACAGGTGCGCGCCTTCGAATCGTTCACCGAGGTGGAGACCGCGATCTCCACCAGTCCGGATGCCGCTGCCGACCTCGGCTCGCTCGGCACCGCCTACATCGGCTGGGCCCTGGCGAATCCGCGACTCTACGAGCTGATGTTCGGCGACGCACTGACCGGCATCGAACCCACCCCCGAATCCCTCGACGCCGCCGCGCGCGCCATCGCACCGCTGCGTGACGGCGTCGCCCGCGCCATCGAGACCGGGGCGTTCCGGCAGGCCGACGTCGGGACGGTCGCGGCGTCGCTGTGGGCGCAGGTGCATGGCATGGCGCAACTCCTGTTGTCCGGGCACTATCCCGCCGACGCCGACCCCATCGCGGCGGGCGAGGCGATCATCGAGGGGTGGCGACGCGGCATCCTGCCTCCCGACGTCGAGCCACTAGGCTGA
- a CDS encoding MarR family transcriptional regulator: MAGRSMSFDPIAEAKANWTQAGWGDVADGMVAVTSVMRAHQILLARVESALRPYDLSFSRFELLRLLAFSRNGQLPITKASDRLQVHVTSVTHAIRRLEENGLVRRLPHPTDGRTTLVQITELGRSTVEDATTTLNAEVFADVGMTDDQITGLVDAIHSLRHHSGDF; encoded by the coding sequence ATGGCAGGCCGCAGCATGAGTTTCGACCCGATCGCCGAGGCCAAGGCGAACTGGACCCAGGCTGGATGGGGTGATGTGGCCGATGGCATGGTCGCCGTGACCTCGGTGATGCGGGCCCACCAGATTCTGCTGGCCCGCGTCGAATCCGCGCTGCGGCCCTACGATCTCAGCTTCTCGCGCTTCGAACTTCTACGCCTGCTTGCCTTTTCGCGCAACGGTCAACTCCCCATCACCAAGGCGAGTGATCGTCTGCAGGTCCATGTCACCAGCGTCACCCACGCGATTCGACGCCTGGAGGAGAACGGGCTGGTCCGCCGCCTTCCGCACCCCACCGACGGCCGGACGACGCTGGTACAGATCACCGAACTCGGCCGTTCCACCGTCGAGGACGCCACCACCACCCTCAATGCCGAGGTGTTCGCCGATGTCGGGATGACCGACGACCAGATCACCGGACTCGTGGACGCGATCCATTCGCTGCGGCATCACAGCGGAGACTTCTGA
- a CDS encoding ABC1 kinase family protein produces the protein MTEESSPVADRFGEVRSGRVRRTIPVVGFAARSAGGRLVAGLRERAGDVNAVDDFHRRTADRYADLLGHSKGVLMKAGQLMSTIGSDPAAAGPMGVYQQALRRLQADAPPMDFQTTREVVEADLGKPIDELFATFTAEPMAAASIGQVHEAWLPDGRHVAVKVQYPGVARAIRDDLANTELLATFLKLGMSLTPRAFRTNQRAAAAELAERIAEEVDYRHEARSIARFAELYRGHPFIRTPELVPECSTERVLTMTYVDGVGWSEALVADKDLRDRWGSIIACFAFGAYRHSNLFNADPHPGNYRFSADGTVGFVDFGCVKQFPEHVRAGIVHTFRATCEGDRDEVYRLARLHGFLEPGSELTVDDVYGWWSMMSAAALADQPHTFTADDSTEAMRSFLGETAASAAFRQMTIPSDYVMLARINLGVNAVLTELGATFDTREQADVLDGVSEPRSELTRAHAAWARGRGLPFGLDPR, from the coding sequence ATGACGGAGGAATCCTCCCCGGTCGCCGACCGTTTCGGCGAAGTCCGGTCCGGGCGGGTCCGCCGGACGATCCCGGTGGTCGGCTTCGCCGCGCGATCGGCAGGCGGGCGCCTGGTTGCCGGGTTGCGGGAACGCGCGGGTGATGTGAATGCCGTCGACGATTTCCACCGTCGCACGGCGGATCGGTACGCCGACCTTCTCGGCCATTCGAAAGGCGTTCTGATGAAGGCCGGGCAGTTGATGTCGACGATCGGGTCGGACCCCGCGGCCGCCGGCCCGATGGGGGTATATCAGCAGGCGTTGCGCCGCCTACAGGCCGACGCCCCGCCGATGGATTTCCAGACGACCCGCGAGGTCGTCGAAGCCGATCTCGGGAAGCCGATCGACGAACTGTTCGCCACCTTCACCGCCGAGCCGATGGCCGCGGCCTCGATCGGACAGGTGCACGAGGCCTGGTTACCGGATGGCCGGCACGTCGCGGTCAAGGTCCAGTATCCCGGTGTGGCACGCGCGATCCGTGACGACCTCGCCAATACCGAACTCCTCGCGACCTTTCTCAAGCTCGGAATGTCTCTGACCCCCAGGGCATTTCGTACCAATCAGCGTGCTGCGGCCGCCGAATTGGCCGAGCGCATCGCCGAGGAGGTCGACTACCGACACGAAGCCCGCAGCATCGCCCGCTTCGCCGAGCTCTACCGTGGGCATCCCTTCATCCGCACCCCGGAACTGGTGCCCGAATGTTCGACGGAGCGGGTGCTCACGATGACCTACGTCGACGGGGTCGGCTGGTCGGAGGCGCTCGTGGCCGATAAGGACTTGCGGGATCGGTGGGGAAGCATCATCGCGTGTTTCGCCTTCGGCGCCTACCGGCACAGCAACCTGTTCAACGCCGATCCCCATCCCGGCAATTACCGGTTCAGTGCCGACGGGACCGTTGGCTTCGTCGACTTCGGTTGTGTCAAACAGTTTCCCGAGCATGTTCGGGCCGGAATCGTGCACACCTTCCGCGCCACCTGCGAGGGTGACCGCGATGAGGTGTACCGGCTTGCCCGGCTACACGGATTTCTCGAACCGGGGTCGGAGCTCACCGTCGACGACGTCTACGGTTGGTGGTCGATGATGAGCGCCGCCGCGCTGGCCGATCAGCCGCATACCTTCACCGCCGACGACAGCACCGAGGCGATGCGGTCCTTCCTCGGCGAGACCGCGGCGAGCGCGGCGTTTCGGCAGATGACCATCCCGAGCGACTACGTGATGCTCGCGCGGATCAACCTCGGGGTCAATGCGGTGCTGACCGAACTCGGCGCGACGTTCGACACCCGCGAGCAGGCCGACGTCCTCGACGGGGTCAGCGAACCACGTTCGGAGCTGACCCGCGCGCACGCCGCCTGGGCGCGCGGGCGCGGCCTGCCGTTCGGCCTGGATCCGCGCTGA
- a CDS encoding cytochrome P450 has translation MMGAPDSAVTPVRLPWTADAAPRDYATLRARYGPIGFDAELDAWLVLGYDAARTVLSGRGWTSDPMAAVANRHALAAIGLAEPPLARTMLLLDGDDHVRQRGSVRDVFTPHYVAQLAAGIEVIADDILDPIPAGTVVDLMTEVAQPFPIAVIAEWLGLDLPTARVLWAEAAAIAPALDGLADVDAAPAAASAFTALIGEFLPLAAGRRAEPQDDLLSLLAVDPRLDLDEVVVNAILLAVAGHETTANLLGGAVSRLLDDTGGTRLVDGVDVDDPAVVDEVLRLDGPAQAVFRVATQRHEIAGHAVEPGERAVVVIAAANRDPDIFDDPDRFRIDRDQRLPNLAFGHGPHRCLGAALARLEVQIMLRALILRDPELAGTAVVRDTAILRGFDEVPILFRKGQPS, from the coding sequence ATGATGGGTGCACCCGATTCCGCGGTCACGCCGGTCCGGCTGCCCTGGACTGCCGACGCCGCCCCGCGCGATTACGCGACACTGCGTGCCCGGTACGGACCGATCGGCTTCGACGCCGAACTCGACGCGTGGCTGGTTCTCGGCTACGACGCGGCGCGCACGGTGCTCTCCGGACGCGGATGGACCAGCGACCCGATGGCGGCCGTCGCCAACCGCCACGCGCTCGCCGCGATCGGACTCGCCGAACCCCCGCTCGCACGCACCATGCTCCTACTCGACGGCGATGACCATGTGCGCCAACGTGGTTCGGTGCGCGATGTATTCACGCCACATTACGTCGCACAGCTGGCCGCGGGTATCGAGGTGATCGCCGACGACATACTCGATCCCATCCCCGCCGGCACCGTCGTCGACCTGATGACCGAGGTGGCCCAACCATTTCCGATCGCGGTCATCGCCGAATGGCTGGGGCTGGACCTACCGACCGCGCGGGTCCTGTGGGCGGAGGCCGCGGCCATCGCGCCGGCTCTCGACGGTCTGGCCGACGTCGACGCAGCCCCCGCAGCCGCGTCGGCCTTCACCGCCCTCATCGGCGAGTTCCTGCCGCTGGCGGCCGGGCGCCGAGCCGAGCCGCAGGACGATCTGCTGAGCCTACTGGCCGTTGACCCGCGACTCGACCTCGACGAGGTGGTGGTCAACGCGATCCTGCTGGCCGTCGCCGGCCACGAGACCACCGCAAACCTGTTGGGCGGTGCGGTATCCCGACTGCTCGACGACACCGGCGGGACGCGCCTCGTCGATGGTGTCGACGTCGACGATCCCGCCGTCGTCGACGAGGTGCTGCGGCTCGACGGCCCGGCGCAGGCGGTGTTCCGCGTCGCCACTCAGCGCCACGAGATCGCCGGGCACGCCGTCGAACCGGGGGAGCGTGCGGTGGTGGTGATCGCTGCCGCCAACCGCGATCCCGACATCTTCGACGACCCCGATCGTTTTCGCATCGACCGGGACCAGCGGTTGCCCAACCTCGCTTTCGGGCACGGGCCGCACCGCTGTCTGGGCGCTGCCCTCGCTCGCCTGGAGGTGCAGATCATGCTGCGCGCCTTGATTCTTCGTGACCCGGAGCTCGCTGGGACCGCCGTGGTGCGCGATACCGCGATACTCCGCGGATTCGACGAGGTGCCGATTCTCTTTCGGAAAGGACAACCGTCATGA
- a CDS encoding TetR/AcrR family transcriptional regulator: MTTSTRDRLIDEAMRLFGEQGYRATSVAQIEAAAGLAPGSGGLYHHFRSKEMLLEAGIDRQLDRMNALHDIRQIFEGLTDLRSELTVLGRYTLGVIDEETQLLRIISSELRDRPRKLADTFAALINGSYAGMADWVMRHATGVTREEAEAIAAVALNALYAHRTMPQFLGVEPLVADDERFISEWVVMVAGRVETEPGSV; this comes from the coding sequence ATGACGACATCGACCCGGGATCGCCTGATCGACGAGGCGATGCGGCTCTTCGGCGAACAGGGTTATCGCGCAACGAGTGTGGCGCAGATCGAGGCGGCCGCCGGTCTGGCGCCGGGGTCCGGTGGGCTCTACCACCACTTCCGTTCCAAGGAGATGCTCCTCGAAGCGGGCATCGACCGCCAACTCGACCGGATGAACGCACTGCACGACATCCGGCAGATCTTCGAGGGACTCACCGACCTGCGCTCGGAGCTGACCGTCCTGGGCCGCTACACCCTCGGCGTCATCGACGAAGAAACCCAGTTGCTGCGCATCATCTCCTCCGAATTGCGCGACCGCCCACGCAAACTCGCCGATACCTTCGCCGCCCTGATCAACGGCTCGTATGCCGGCATGGCCGACTGGGTGATGCGCCACGCGACCGGCGTCACGCGCGAGGAGGCCGAAGCGATCGCGGCGGTGGCCCTCAACGCGCTCTACGCGCACCGGACGATGCCACAGTTCCTCGGCGTCGAACCGCTCGTCGCCGACGATGAGCGGTTCATCTCCGAGTGGGTGGTGATGGTGGCGGGGCGGGTGGAGACGGAGCCAGGCTCTGTATGA
- a CDS encoding type IV toxin-antitoxin system AbiEi family antitoxin domain-containing protein — MDIHELTVRRDGVFTTQEALECGLSTSTIKRRVAAGVWRVVAPRVYLVAGHARSARAQARIAVLSVHRGAVLGGVAAAWWLGLHTEEPRKHLVFTHTRGRSRRSSATAVPRYRVLKAEDIVVCDGLRTTGEALTVLDASVDLGLTLIDSALLSGRVTPESLEAAHARYPKRHGATKASAYLRLIGSGARSEAERLTVELFESAGISGWIANLPACGYVIDFAFPDQKVAVEIDGLAYHRDAKSFQRDRTKRNALGRAKWNVVNFTWADLIDRPGQVIAEVNAAFEAVAA; from the coding sequence ATGGACATCCACGAGCTGACAGTTCGCCGCGATGGCGTGTTCACCACGCAAGAGGCGCTGGAGTGCGGCTTGAGCACATCAACGATCAAGCGGCGGGTGGCAGCAGGTGTGTGGAGGGTGGTGGCACCGCGGGTCTATCTCGTTGCCGGACACGCGCGCTCGGCTCGGGCGCAAGCCCGGATCGCGGTGCTCTCCGTACATCGCGGCGCAGTTCTCGGTGGTGTCGCCGCCGCCTGGTGGTTGGGGCTGCACACCGAAGAACCACGAAAGCACTTGGTCTTCACGCACACCAGAGGCCGGTCGCGACGGTCGTCGGCGACGGCGGTGCCACGATATCGAGTGCTCAAAGCGGAGGACATCGTCGTTTGCGACGGGTTGCGCACGACGGGGGAGGCGCTCACCGTGCTCGACGCGTCGGTGGATCTCGGTTTGACGCTGATCGATTCGGCATTGTTGTCGGGTCGCGTGACCCCCGAATCGCTGGAAGCCGCCCACGCTCGCTACCCCAAGCGGCATGGCGCCACAAAGGCGTCGGCCTACCTGCGGCTCATCGGCAGTGGTGCACGTTCGGAAGCCGAGCGCCTCACCGTCGAGTTGTTCGAGTCGGCCGGCATCTCCGGCTGGATCGCGAACCTCCCCGCGTGCGGGTATGTCATCGACTTCGCGTTTCCTGACCAGAAGGTCGCCGTGGAGATCGATGGACTTGCGTACCACCGTGATGCGAAGAGCTTTCAACGCGACCGGACCAAGCGCAACGCCCTTGGCAGAGCCAAGTGGAATGTTGTCAACTTCACGTGGGCCGACCTCATCGACCGGCCTGGGCAGGTGATTGCTGAGGTCAACGCCGCATTCGAGGCGGTGGCCGCATGA
- the mmsB gene encoding 3-hydroxyisobutyrate dehydrogenase yields MTTIAFLGLGNMGGPMAANLVSSGHTVHGFDPVPDAVKAAEANGISTFPSAVEAVGAAEVVITMLPSGEIVKKCYADILPATPTGALFIDSSTISVDDAREIHRQALDHGFAQLDAPVSGGVKGATAGTLAFMVGGEDEAFSAARATLEPMAGKIIHCGAAGAGQAAKVCNNMVLAVQQIAVGEAFVLAEKLGLADQALYDVITGATGNCWAVQTNCPVPGPVPTSPANNDFKPGFATALMNKDLGLAMDAVASTGSRAPLGTHAAQLYRNFAEQHADLDFSAIITSLH; encoded by the coding sequence ATGACGACGATCGCGTTTCTGGGCCTGGGCAACATGGGTGGCCCGATGGCGGCCAACCTGGTCTCCTCCGGCCACACCGTCCACGGCTTCGACCCGGTTCCCGACGCGGTGAAGGCCGCGGAGGCCAACGGGATCAGCACCTTTCCGTCCGCGGTGGAGGCGGTGGGTGCCGCCGAGGTGGTGATCACGATGCTGCCCAGCGGGGAGATCGTGAAGAAGTGTTACGCCGACATCCTGCCGGCCACCCCCACCGGAGCCCTGTTCATCGACAGCTCCACCATCTCCGTCGACGACGCCCGGGAGATCCACCGTCAGGCTCTCGACCATGGTTTCGCGCAGCTCGACGCCCCGGTGTCCGGCGGCGTCAAGGGGGCGACGGCGGGCACCCTGGCGTTCATGGTGGGCGGTGAGGACGAGGCGTTCTCGGCTGCACGCGCCACCCTGGAGCCCATGGCGGGCAAGATCATTCACTGTGGTGCGGCCGGTGCCGGCCAGGCGGCCAAGGTGTGCAACAACATGGTGCTCGCGGTGCAGCAGATCGCCGTCGGCGAGGCCTTTGTGCTCGCCGAGAAACTCGGGCTCGCCGACCAGGCCCTCTACGACGTGATCACCGGCGCGACCGGCAACTGCTGGGCGGTGCAGACCAACTGCCCGGTCCCCGGACCGGTCCCCACCTCGCCGGCCAACAACGATTTCAAGCCGGGTTTCGCGACGGCCCTGATGAACAAGGACCTCGGCCTGGCGATGGATGCCGTCGCGAGCACCGGGTCGCGCGCCCCGCTCGGCACCCACGCCGCCCAGCTGTACCGCAACTTCGCCGAACAGCACGCCGACCTCGACTTCAGCGCCATCATCACGTCGCTGCACTGA
- a CDS encoding acyl-CoA dehydrogenase family protein: MSIFADSAPAGGLDADERVIVETAAGFAAKKLAPFALEWDESNHFPVDELREAAELGMGAIYCSEDVGGSGLRRLDGVRIFAQLAYADPAVAAFLSIHNMCTWMVDAYGTDEQRAEWVPGLATMETIASYCLTEPGAGSDAAALSTKAVRSGDEYVLTGVKQFISGAGSSDLYVVMARTGDAGPKGISTFLVDKDSPGLSFGAQEHKMGWHAQPTAQVIFDEVRVPADRLLGAQEGIGFGIAMNGLNGGRINIAASSLGGAQAAFDKAAAYVASRKAFGGALVDEPTIRFTLADMATGLQASRLMLEHAAAALDADSPDKVEQCAMAKRFVTDTCYTVADSALQLHGGYGYLSEYGIEKIVRDLRVHRILEGTNEIMRVVLGRSIATRFRDS; the protein is encoded by the coding sequence ATGTCGATCTTCGCCGACAGCGCCCCCGCGGGCGGTCTCGACGCCGACGAACGTGTGATCGTCGAGACCGCAGCGGGTTTCGCTGCCAAGAAACTCGCCCCCTTCGCGCTGGAATGGGATGAGTCCAACCATTTCCCGGTCGACGAGCTGCGTGAGGCGGCCGAACTGGGGATGGGTGCCATCTATTGTTCGGAGGACGTGGGGGGCAGCGGATTACGTCGCCTCGACGGGGTGCGCATTTTCGCTCAGCTCGCCTACGCGGACCCGGCCGTCGCCGCCTTCCTGTCGATCCACAACATGTGCACGTGGATGGTCGATGCCTATGGCACCGACGAGCAGCGCGCCGAGTGGGTGCCGGGGCTCGCCACGATGGAGACCATCGCGAGTTACTGCCTGACCGAACCGGGGGCCGGATCGGATGCCGCCGCGTTGTCCACCAAGGCGGTGCGTTCCGGCGACGAGTACGTCCTCACCGGTGTCAAACAGTTCATCTCCGGTGCCGGGTCGTCGGACCTCTACGTCGTCATGGCACGCACTGGGGACGCGGGCCCCAAGGGCATCTCCACCTTCCTCGTCGACAAGGACTCGCCGGGACTGAGTTTCGGTGCGCAGGAACACAAGATGGGCTGGCACGCCCAGCCGACGGCGCAGGTGATCTTCGACGAGGTGCGGGTGCCCGCGGACCGGTTGCTCGGCGCGCAGGAGGGTATCGGCTTCGGCATCGCGATGAACGGTCTCAACGGCGGCCGCATCAACATCGCGGCGTCGTCGCTCGGTGGGGCACAGGCCGCCTTCGACAAGGCGGCCGCCTATGTGGCCTCGCGCAAGGCCTTCGGTGGGGCGCTCGTCGACGAGCCGACCATCCGGTTCACCCTCGCCGACATGGCCACCGGACTGCAGGCGAGCCGCCTCATGCTCGAGCACGCGGCAGCAGCCCTCGACGCGGACTCCCCGGACAAGGTGGAGCAGTGCGCGATGGCCAAGCGTTTCGTCACCGACACCTGCTACACCGTCGCCGACTCGGCGCTGCAACTCCACGGCGGCTACGGGTATCTGTCCGAATACGGAATCGAGAAAATCGTCCGCGATCTCCGGGTCCATCGCATCCTGGAAGGGACCAACGAGATCATGCGGGTGGTCCTGGGCCGGTCCATCGCGACCCGCTTCCGGGATAGTTGA